In a genomic window of Desulfovibrio sp. JC022:
- a CDS encoding GntR family transcriptional regulator, with the protein MEKKRYYEIVRDLILQRLASGELKPGDKLPSERTLCADLSLNRNTIRHALLKLQRDGKIFRLERKGWYVNPIRMVYNPADHVNFAQLATSQGRKAEWTTEDNGIITIEDTMETYTNEGFPAGTKVYSMENTFFIDGQPVARTLNYLNAEKLEGIIPKTTDRAMTQVVEEDYGLSLKQRNLLIRPLLLPRDVTSNLGIPHGSPGIYVRRIKTDGKDTVLTVEHEYWRFDAIELRVDQI; encoded by the coding sequence ATGGAAAAAAAACGTTACTACGAGATAGTCCGCGATCTGATCCTGCAACGCCTTGCCTCCGGAGAACTAAAACCGGGAGATAAACTGCCCTCTGAAAGGACTCTCTGCGCTGATTTATCTCTGAACAGAAACACAATCCGCCATGCCCTGCTGAAACTGCAACGTGACGGAAAAATTTTCAGGCTGGAAAGAAAAGGCTGGTATGTGAACCCCATCCGCATGGTTTACAACCCGGCAGACCACGTTAACTTCGCCCAACTTGCCACATCGCAGGGCCGCAAAGCAGAATGGACCACTGAAGATAACGGAATAATTACGATCGAAGACACTATGGAAACATATACTAACGAGGGTTTTCCGGCCGGGACAAAAGTCTATTCCATGGAGAACACCTTCTTCATAGATGGTCAGCCAGTAGCCCGGACCCTAAACTATCTAAATGCGGAAAAACTGGAAGGGATTATCCCCAAGACTACCGACCGGGCCATGACGCAGGTAGTAGAAGAAGATTACGGTTTAAGTCTCAAACAGCGAAATCTGCTGATCAGGCCGCTGCTGCTGCCACGGGACGTGACCTCAAATCTGGGTATCCCGCACGGCTCTCCGGGAATCTACGTTAGACGAATCAAGACAGACGGCAAAGACACAGTACTCACCGTGGAGCATGAATATTGGCGTTTCGATGCCATTGAACTGCGCGTGGACCAGATATAA
- a CDS encoding amino acid ABC transporter substrate-binding protein, with amino-acid sequence MALFRTSFICLLIVAMASIAQAGTLENVKKDGFLKAGTHIENPGFSALDSNGKRVGFDVDFIRAVAAAVDVSEVKYTPLTSKERLPALQSGEIDLLSRTTTHTMSRDVKLGLDFTVTTLYDGQGMMVRKELGIKDAKELDGATVCLQTGSTTELNISDFFRKNGMSFTPVVFDKQPDVRKAYDTGRCDVHTTDVSGLAAQRSLMEKPEDHIILSEVISKEPLGPVVRHGDNQWSDIVRWTIWLTMAAEEKGVTQANVEEMYAKSKDPEVQRMLGKTGSLWTDLGLDKGAPVRIIKTVGNYGEIFDRNLGPKTPLRMERGLNQQWNKGGLIYAPPFR; translated from the coding sequence ATGGCTCTTTTTCGTACTTCTTTCATTTGTCTGTTGATTGTGGCCATGGCATCAATTGCCCAGGCCGGAACTTTGGAAAACGTTAAGAAAGACGGTTTTCTCAAAGCCGGAACCCACATTGAAAACCCCGGTTTTTCCGCTCTGGACAGCAACGGTAAGCGTGTTGGTTTTGACGTTGATTTCATCCGCGCAGTTGCCGCTGCCGTTGATGTTTCTGAAGTCAAATACACCCCGCTCACTTCCAAAGAGCGTCTGCCCGCTTTGCAGTCCGGTGAAATTGATCTTCTCTCCCGCACCACCACCCATACCATGAGCCGTGACGTTAAGCTCGGTCTCGATTTTACCGTGACCACTCTTTATGACGGTCAGGGTATGATGGTCCGTAAGGAACTCGGTATCAAAGATGCCAAGGAACTGGACGGCGCAACTGTTTGTTTGCAGACCGGTTCCACCACCGAACTGAACATTTCCGACTTTTTCCGTAAAAACGGCATGAGCTTCACTCCCGTTGTTTTTGACAAACAGCCTGACGTTCGTAAAGCTTACGACACCGGCCGTTGTGACGTTCACACCACCGACGTTTCCGGCCTTGCTGCTCAGCGTTCCCTGATGGAAAAGCCCGAAGATCACATTATTCTTTCCGAAGTGATCTCCAAGGAACCCCTCGGTCCTGTTGTACGCCACGGCGACAACCAGTGGTCCGACATTGTCCGCTGGACAATCTGGCTGACCATGGCTGCTGAAGAAAAGGGTGTTACTCAGGCAAATGTTGAAGAAATGTACGCTAAGAGCAAAGACCCTGAAGTTCAGCGCATGCTGGGCAAAACCGGTTCCCTGTGGACCGATCTCGGCCTTGATAAAGGCGCACCCGTACGCATCATCAAGACCGTTGGTAACTACGGTGAAATTTTTGACCGTAACCTCGGACCCAAAACTCCCCTGCGCATGGAGCGCGGACTCAACCAGCAGTGGAACAAAGGCGGACTCATCTACGCACCGCCTTTCCGCTAG
- a CDS encoding ROK family transcriptional regulator, which produces MRAANRDMMRAINRCNILRTIRMGGCISRKDIAGQTGLSLATVTGITAEFIKEGIVYEKEAVSSTSGRPPVLLALNPDGAFVAGAYISADKISVVIINLEAKVVGSHFVRVTPGINSPQEIIELLAEAIKTCRLNNGFIPDDIVGLGLGIPGLVNHREGLIHFHPGFNRGAGWEDVPFSSLVEQETGFQTFIENSSNTLAIYEQWFGDARGCENFFVVTLEHGIGLGLIVNGRLVRGWKGMAGELGHVSCYQNEQPCRCGLSGCLEAVGSNFSILRDAKQLAQKNVWHPANPEKIKIEDVIDAAKQGHPELQNIFTQAGTVLGRRISDLTRVLDPEKVIITGKSYLAKDMLFAPLNKAMESRACEVFGQIPELVIRPWKEENYARGAGALVLEKLHQSCAIPEDLYE; this is translated from the coding sequence ATGCGCGCTGCCAACAGGGACATGATGCGGGCCATCAACCGCTGCAACATCCTCAGAACCATCAGGATGGGCGGTTGTATTTCCAGAAAAGATATTGCCGGGCAGACCGGACTGAGCCTTGCCACGGTAACAGGCATCACCGCCGAATTCATCAAAGAAGGAATCGTTTACGAAAAAGAGGCGGTATCCTCCACATCGGGCCGCCCTCCGGTGCTGCTGGCCTTGAATCCGGACGGCGCATTTGTGGCCGGAGCCTATATTTCAGCCGATAAAATCAGCGTGGTCATCATCAATCTTGAGGCCAAGGTGGTGGGATCACATTTTGTGCGCGTAACTCCGGGCATAAATTCACCGCAGGAAATCATCGAACTGCTTGCTGAAGCCATAAAGACCTGCCGACTTAACAATGGTTTCATTCCTGACGATATTGTGGGGCTGGGTCTGGGCATCCCCGGTCTGGTCAACCACCGAGAGGGGCTCATCCACTTTCATCCCGGATTCAATCGCGGCGCGGGCTGGGAAGACGTACCCTTCAGCAGCCTTGTGGAGCAGGAAACCGGATTCCAGACATTCATTGAAAACAGCTCCAACACCCTTGCTATTTACGAGCAATGGTTCGGAGATGCACGCGGCTGCGAGAATTTCTTTGTGGTCACCCTTGAACACGGCATCGGGCTGGGGCTGATCGTCAACGGCAGGCTGGTCCGCGGCTGGAAAGGCATGGCTGGGGAACTGGGCCATGTAAGCTGCTACCAGAACGAACAGCCGTGCAGGTGCGGATTGAGCGGCTGCCTTGAGGCTGTCGGCTCAAATTTCTCTATTTTGCGCGATGCAAAACAACTAGCTCAAAAAAACGTATGGCACCCCGCAAATCCTGAAAAAATCAAGATAGAAGACGTCATTGATGCAGCCAAACAGGGACACCCGGAATTACAAAATATTTTTACTCAGGCCGGGACCGTACTGGGCAGGCGTATTTCAGATTTGACCCGTGTGCTTGACCCGGAAAAAGTTATCATCACCGGAAAAAGCTATCTGGCCAAAGATATGCTTTTCGCGCCCCTGAACAAAGCCATGGAAAGCCGGGCCTGCGAAGTTTTCGGACAGATACCGGAACTGGTCATCCGTCCATGGAAAGAAGAAAACTACGCCCGCGGGGCAGGAGCACTGGTACTGGAAAAACTGCACCAGAGCTGCGCCATCCCCGAGGACTTGTACGAATAG
- the ptsP gene encoding phosphoenolpyruvate--protein phosphotransferase, whose amino-acid sequence MVGGIAVSPGVALASALVVKNEDVAFDRAAVAPGATDLEIERFKGAVEKSAAQLANIAAQVEKKLGADKAAIFEGHLMLVEDEEFSEAVIEKIREQRFPAPAAVEDVVNEHAAAMEELEDEYLRARAADIRDLGHRLVLNCLGISPQGLELIDNEVILVAEDLTPSQTATLDTSKVKGIITEKGNRTSHTAIMAASMEIPAIVAADGATSLIKDGEMVGLDAEHNRILVNPTSSQLDQIKYQQEQYRIERKQLEELRELPAVTTDGVEIKLAANIGSPSESGPAVSKGAQGVGLYRVEFLFMEKSESPDEEEQYQAFKSVVDDMQGRPVVIRTLDVGGDKDLPYLALPEEANPFLGCRGIRLCFERPGLLVKQLRALLRAGVHGDVRILIPMISSLDEVRRFKEFLAEAKASLEHDGISHADKLPVGVMIETPAAVFLAPHLIRETDFFSIGTNDLTQYTLAVDRQNERIADLFEQLSPAVLMSIKQATDAAREEGKPVCVCGQMAGDVLSSLLLIGLGVEELSMSPVHIPRVKSAIRKHSRAELRELARKVLALATADEVRAKLEKYLS is encoded by the coding sequence ATGGTTGGCGGAATTGCTGTTTCTCCCGGAGTGGCCCTTGCATCTGCGCTGGTGGTGAAAAATGAGGATGTGGCTTTTGATCGGGCAGCTGTTGCTCCCGGCGCGACAGATCTGGAAATTGAACGGTTCAAAGGTGCAGTGGAGAAGTCCGCAGCCCAGCTGGCCAATATTGCCGCGCAGGTGGAAAAGAAGCTCGGTGCCGATAAGGCCGCAATCTTTGAAGGCCATCTCATGCTGGTGGAAGACGAAGAGTTTTCCGAAGCGGTGATTGAAAAAATACGCGAACAGCGTTTCCCCGCCCCGGCAGCAGTGGAGGATGTGGTCAATGAACACGCCGCCGCCATGGAAGAGCTGGAGGATGAATATTTGCGCGCCCGTGCCGCCGATATCCGCGACCTCGGGCATCGTCTGGTGCTGAACTGTCTGGGAATTTCTCCGCAGGGTTTGGAGCTTATCGATAATGAAGTGATCCTCGTGGCCGAAGATCTTACTCCTTCCCAGACTGCGACTCTTGATACCTCCAAGGTCAAAGGCATTATCACCGAAAAGGGCAACCGCACTTCGCATACCGCCATCATGGCTGCATCCATGGAAATTCCGGCCATTGTGGCTGCGGACGGTGCCACCTCCCTGATCAAAGATGGGGAGATGGTCGGCCTTGACGCCGAGCATAACCGCATTCTGGTGAATCCCACTTCATCGCAGCTGGATCAGATTAAGTATCAGCAGGAGCAATATCGGATTGAACGCAAACAGCTTGAGGAGCTTCGTGAACTACCCGCCGTAACCACGGATGGAGTGGAGATCAAGCTGGCAGCCAATATCGGTTCCCCTTCTGAAAGCGGTCCGGCTGTGTCCAAAGGTGCTCAGGGCGTGGGACTGTACCGGGTTGAATTTTTGTTCATGGAAAAAAGTGAATCCCCGGATGAAGAAGAGCAGTATCAGGCTTTTAAGTCCGTGGTGGATGATATGCAGGGCAGGCCTGTGGTTATCCGTACTCTTGATGTGGGCGGAGATAAGGATCTGCCTTATCTGGCCCTGCCTGAAGAGGCCAATCCATTTCTTGGCTGCCGGGGTATACGGCTTTGTTTTGAGCGTCCCGGATTATTGGTCAAGCAGTTGCGGGCCTTGCTGCGGGCCGGGGTGCACGGGGATGTGCGTATCCTGATTCCCATGATTTCATCACTTGATGAAGTGCGCAGGTTTAAGGAATTTCTGGCTGAAGCAAAAGCTTCTCTTGAGCATGACGGGATTTCCCATGCGGACAAACTTCCCGTGGGGGTGATGATCGAGACTCCGGCGGCGGTGTTCCTTGCTCCGCACCTGATCCGGGAGACGGATTTTTTCAGTATAGGTACCAATGACCTGACCCAGTATACTCTTGCGGTAGACCGCCAGAATGAACGCATTGCCGATTTGTTTGAGCAGCTTTCACCAGCAGTGCTCATGTCCATCAAGCAGGCCACTGACGCCGCCCGTGAAGAGGGAAAACCCGTCTGCGTTTGCGGGCAGATGGCCGGGGATGTGCTTTCCTCTCTGCTCTTGATCGGCCTTGGGGTGGAAGAACTCTCCATGAGTCCGGTTCATATCCCACGGGTTAAAAGTGCCATCCGCAAACACAGCCGTGCAGAACTGCGTGAGCTTGCGCGCAAGGTGCTGGCCCTTGCCACAGCGGATGAAGTGCGGGCCAAGCTGGAAAAGTATCTTTCTTAA
- a CDS encoding HPr family phosphocarrier protein produces MAEKTITITAEDGLHVRPASEFVKLAKGYESDIKVTVGGKSASAKSLFKLQLLELVKGAELHIEASGSDEQEAVKNLAEFLSSLK; encoded by the coding sequence ATGGCTGAGAAAACAATTACCATCACAGCGGAAGACGGTCTGCACGTCCGTCCCGCATCCGAATTTGTCAAGCTTGCCAAGGGCTATGAGTCCGACATCAAAGTCACTGTGGGCGGCAAATCCGCCAGTGCCAAGAGCCTTTTCAAGCTGCAATTGCTGGAACTGGTCAAGGGTGCTGAATTGCACATTGAGGCTTCCGGCAGTGATGAACAGGAAGCTGTTAAGAATCTTGCTGAATTTTTAAGTTCACTCAAATAA
- a CDS encoding amino acid ABC transporter permease, which produces MAQDIPDRQPPATQVGLIGWVCKNLLCPWYNAVLTVVSCWAIWSAVAPFWEWAVTNASITLDPVAAKEHTGAAWGFIRDMWPVFMTGVYPAEERWRPLIALCIVVILVSLSLVASFRRSKWLKVLWFVSPIVVFALVYGGGITGLPVVGTHYWGGLMLTIMLSIVAMLAAFPLSVLLALGRTSDMPIAKPFCVAYIELIRGVPLITLLFMASVVLPLFLPSGMELDKVLRALVGITMFFSAYLAENIRGGLQGISKGQYEAADALGMGYWKKTIVVILPQALRIVIPPMVNNFIGILKDTSLVGIVGLVDLLQIAFATTSNPKWFGRLEEAYVFIAFWYWILCYALSSYSQYLERKMPSASK; this is translated from the coding sequence ATGGCCCAAGATATTCCTGACAGACAACCCCCGGCAACCCAGGTGGGTCTAATCGGATGGGTATGCAAGAACCTGCTCTGCCCGTGGTACAATGCAGTGCTGACCGTTGTTTCCTGCTGGGCCATCTGGTCCGCTGTCGCTCCCTTTTGGGAATGGGCGGTGACCAATGCATCCATCACCCTTGATCCGGTAGCAGCCAAGGAGCACACCGGTGCCGCATGGGGATTCATCCGTGATATGTGGCCCGTGTTCATGACCGGAGTTTATCCGGCCGAAGAACGCTGGCGTCCGCTCATCGCTCTGTGCATTGTGGTGATTTTGGTCAGCCTCAGTCTGGTGGCCTCATTCCGGCGCAGCAAATGGCTTAAAGTCCTTTGGTTTGTTTCACCCATTGTTGTTTTCGCGTTGGTTTACGGCGGCGGAATAACCGGATTGCCCGTGGTGGGAACCCACTACTGGGGCGGTTTGATGTTGACCATCATGCTTTCCATTGTCGCCATGCTGGCTGCATTTCCTCTTAGCGTACTGCTCGCATTGGGCCGTACTTCGGATATGCCTATCGCCAAACCTTTTTGCGTGGCCTATATTGAACTTATCCGCGGGGTGCCGCTGATTACACTCCTGTTCATGGCCTCGGTGGTTCTGCCTTTATTTCTGCCTTCGGGTATGGAATTGGATAAAGTCCTGCGTGCTCTTGTTGGTATCACTATGTTTTTTTCCGCGTATCTTGCGGAGAACATCCGTGGCGGTTTGCAGGGCATCAGTAAAGGTCAGTACGAAGCCGCTGACGCGCTGGGCATGGGGTATTGGAAAAAGACCATCGTGGTTATCCTGCCGCAGGCTCTGCGTATTGTTATCCCGCCCATGGTCAACAACTTTATCGGGATTCTGAAAGATACTTCCCTCGTGGGCATCGTCGGTCTGGTGGACCTTTTGCAGATTGCATTCGCCACCACTTCCAATCCTAAATGGTTCGGCAGGCTGGAGGAAGCGTACGTATTCATTGCTTTCTGGTACTGGATTCTCTGCTACGCCCTTTCCAGCTACAGTCAATACCTTGAACGCAAGATGCCTTCCGCAAGTAAATAG
- a CDS encoding amino acid ABC transporter permease — protein MSERLAPQDKVPFWRSPQGRAWMFQLCMVGAFLWLAVSVYRNTLANLETRGISSGFGFLGNEAGFRIGEVTGIPLPQGGLLWFLLSLVTGLVVSQLISRHLKSKSERPMNSTWLSVCLLFSIGLPMLTLYIFRDSVEIAHYTESSSYFMALLTGLGNTLKVTVIGCVASTILGLLVALGRLSPNWLLSNICRWFVELNRNLPVLLQLFFWYFIVLQQLPNVRQSIDLGGWLILNKRGLYLPSLVPQQGAWLFCAAVVIGLAAIWVIRRRARRILDETGVPVKILFPSLAVLIALPALAWLLGGQPFTLDFPALKGFNFKGGTGMTPEFTALVVGLTVYVSAFNAEIIRSGIEAVSKGQREAARALAMNERQVMRIVILPQAMRVIVPPMTSEYLAIAKNSSLAVAIGYPEFVSIGGTILNQSGQAVEIVGIWMGVYLCISLLISFGMNIYNSKVALVER, from the coding sequence ATGTCCGAACGTTTAGCACCGCAGGATAAGGTTCCTTTCTGGCGCAGTCCGCAGGGAAGAGCATGGATGTTCCAGCTCTGTATGGTCGGGGCTTTTCTCTGGCTGGCCGTGTCTGTATACAGGAATACGTTGGCTAATCTGGAAACCCGTGGGATCAGTTCCGGTTTCGGTTTTCTCGGGAATGAGGCAGGCTTTCGCATCGGCGAGGTGACCGGGATTCCTCTTCCGCAGGGCGGATTGCTCTGGTTTCTGCTCAGTCTTGTTACCGGACTTGTTGTTTCGCAACTTATTTCCCGTCATTTGAAGAGCAAGTCTGAAAGGCCCATGAACAGTACATGGCTTTCAGTCTGCCTGCTTTTCAGCATCGGCTTGCCCATGCTGACATTGTACATTTTCCGGGACAGTGTTGAGATTGCGCACTACACTGAATCTTCGAGTTATTTCATGGCCCTTTTAACCGGGCTGGGCAATACCTTGAAAGTCACGGTCATCGGCTGTGTCGCTTCAACAATACTCGGGCTGCTGGTTGCCCTCGGACGTCTTTCCCCCAACTGGCTGCTTTCCAATATCTGCCGCTGGTTTGTGGAACTTAACCGCAACCTGCCGGTGTTGCTGCAATTATTTTTTTGGTATTTCATTGTCTTGCAGCAACTGCCTAATGTTCGCCAGTCCATTGATCTGGGCGGGTGGCTGATTCTCAACAAGCGCGGGTTGTACCTTCCTTCACTGGTTCCGCAGCAGGGGGCCTGGCTTTTTTGCGCTGCTGTAGTGATCGGCCTTGCAGCCATCTGGGTGATCCGCAGACGGGCCAGACGTATTCTCGATGAAACAGGCGTGCCTGTTAAAATTCTTTTTCCTTCCCTTGCTGTCCTGATCGCTCTGCCCGCGTTGGCATGGTTACTTGGCGGACAGCCTTTTACTCTCGATTTTCCTGCTCTCAAGGGTTTCAACTTCAAGGGCGGTACCGGGATGACCCCGGAATTTACCGCGCTGGTGGTGGGACTGACCGTATATGTTTCCGCGTTTAACGCCGAGATTATCCGTTCAGGTATCGAAGCAGTTTCCAAAGGGCAGCGGGAAGCCGCACGCGCTCTGGCAATGAATGAGCGTCAGGTTATGCGTATCGTAATCCTGCCGCAGGCCATGCGGGTTATAGTTCCGCCCATGACCAGTGAATATCTGGCTATTGCCAAGAACAGTTCGTTGGCCGTAGCCATCGGTTATCCCGAATTTGTAAGTATTGGTGGGACCATCCTGAACCAGTCCGGGCAGGCGGTGGAGATTGTCGGTATCTGGATGGGTGTTTACCTGTGCATTTCCCTGCTGATTTCTTTTGGAATGAATATTTACAACAGCAAAGTCGCGCTGGTGGAGAGGTAA
- a CDS encoding glycerophosphodiester phosphodiesterase family protein, giving the protein MSLSLINKRPLIWAHRGGRSLAPENTLAAVRKAKEAGADGWELDVQVTKDGEIILLHDLNLLRSTNASVHPVFAVNPPALPWRFALEEIKQLSANVFPRRFCPPKYKRQPWRDLPENLPDDLRIPTLVEALKLSRELDMWINVEIKDLSKAVPGSLGGKIVEKVLGIIREQSMDDQVVVSSFNHDYVRRSKEIAPHILTGVLTEHNFDGDPLEAARKAGADAWHPGFRFLTEEKVKAVREAGVAVNPYTVNEVEDMQRLTKWGVTGLVTDYPQNI; this is encoded by the coding sequence ATGTCCTTATCCTTAATAAATAAGCGGCCTTTGATTTGGGCGCATCGCGGGGGGCGTTCCCTTGCACCTGAAAATACTCTTGCGGCTGTGCGTAAGGCCAAAGAGGCCGGGGCGGATGGCTGGGAACTTGATGTGCAGGTCACCAAGGACGGGGAAATTATCCTCCTCCATGATTTGAATCTGCTACGCTCCACCAATGCCAGTGTCCATCCTGTGTTTGCTGTCAATCCTCCTGCTTTGCCGTGGAGGTTTGCCCTTGAGGAAATTAAGCAGCTCAGTGCTAATGTTTTTCCGCGCCGTTTCTGCCCGCCCAAATACAAAAGGCAGCCTTGGCGGGATCTGCCTGAGAATCTGCCTGATGATTTGCGTATCCCCACCCTTGTTGAGGCCCTGAAGTTAAGCAGGGAACTGGATATGTGGATCAATGTGGAGATCAAGGATCTCAGTAAGGCGGTTCCCGGTTCACTTGGTGGAAAGATTGTGGAAAAAGTGCTTGGAATTATCCGGGAGCAGTCCATGGATGATCAGGTGGTGGTTTCTTCTTTCAACCACGATTATGTGCGCAGAAGCAAAGAAATTGCTCCGCACATTCTGACCGGGGTGCTGACGGAGCATAATTTCGATGGAGATCCCCTTGAAGCCGCCCGTAAGGCCGGGGCTGATGCATGGCATCCGGGATTCCGTTTTCTCACCGAAGAGAAGGTCAAAGCCGTGCGCGAAGCCGGGGTGGCTGTTAATCCTTACACTGTAAATGAAGTGGAGGATATGCAGCGGCTTACCAAATGGGGCGTGACTGGTTTGGTCACTGACTATCCGCAGAATATTTGA
- a CDS encoding amino acid ABC transporter ATP-binding protein: MTSAHINTATHLGDSPVVIDIQGLNKWYGQFHVLKDINLQIRQQEKVVICGPSGSGKSTLIRTINRLEEHQEGAIVVDGAPLTNDVKQIERVRREVGMVFQQFNLFPHMTILDNVVSGPIHVRNMPRKQAVDLAHSYLERVGIAEQANKFPGQLSGGQQQRVAIARALAMQPKIMLFDEPTSALDPEMIKEVLDAMRELADQGMTMICVTHEMGFAREVADTMVFMDKGQIVEYAPVKEFFTAPKEERSRMFLEQILNH; encoded by the coding sequence ATGACTTCTGCACATATAAATACCGCTACACATCTGGGAGACAGCCCGGTTGTGATTGATATACAGGGTTTGAACAAATGGTACGGGCAGTTTCACGTACTTAAAGATATTAATCTTCAGATCCGTCAGCAGGAAAAGGTGGTCATCTGTGGGCCGTCCGGGTCGGGTAAATCAACTCTTATCCGGACCATCAATAGACTGGAGGAACATCAGGAAGGGGCCATCGTAGTTGACGGTGCGCCGCTGACCAATGATGTGAAACAGATTGAACGGGTTCGCCGCGAGGTGGGCATGGTTTTTCAGCAGTTCAATCTTTTTCCGCATATGACCATTCTTGATAATGTTGTTTCCGGGCCCATTCATGTGCGCAATATGCCGCGTAAGCAGGCCGTTGATCTAGCTCATTCATATCTTGAGCGGGTTGGAATTGCCGAGCAGGCCAATAAGTTTCCGGGCCAGCTTTCCGGCGGTCAGCAGCAGCGTGTAGCTATTGCCCGCGCCTTAGCCATGCAGCCCAAGATTATGCTTTTTGATGAACCCACTTCAGCCCTTGACCCGGAAATGATCAAGGAAGTGCTGGATGCTATGCGCGAGCTGGCCGATCAGGGTATGACCATGATCTGCGTGACCCATGAAATGGGCTTTGCCCGCGAAGTGGCCGATACCATGGTCTTCATGGATAAAGGCCAGATCGTGGAATACGCCCCGGTGAAGGAGTTCTTTACCGCGCCCAAGGAAGAACGCAGCCGCATGTTTCTTGAGCAGATTTTGAATCATTAG